The DNA window GTTTGTGGTGTTTTGATTTCGTGTGTTTTCTTTAGTTTGTCGAGTTTTATTATGTGTTTTTCTTCGTTGTTTTTGATTGTTTTGAATGCGTGTTCTATTATTGATTTGTAGAATTCGCAGTATGGGCTTTCTTTGTTTATTTGTCCTTCGGCTGCGTATATTTCTGCGGGGCATGGTGCTCCACATAGGTGTCTGTATTCGCAGTCTTGGCATTCTGTGATGTTTTCTACTTTTCTTTCTGTTATTTTTTTGAATGATGTGTGGTTTAATGCGGATTCTAGGTCTTTGTTGAATTCTTCTATGCCTATGAATTCTGTGCATGGGTAGACTCCGGTTGGGGTGATTGATATGAATCGTCGGCCTCCTCCGCAGGGTGAGACATCGCATTGTAGTACACGGCTTGCTGGTGCTATTATTCCTAATATGATGTTTGCGTAGTCACCGATTACTGTTCTGTTTCCGTTTTTGGTGTGTTCCATTGCTCTTTCTACTGCGTTTAGGAAGTTTTCGGTTAGGTTGTTGGGTCTTAGGTCTCTTCCTCCTTGACTGGTTCCTCTTACAGGGTTCATTAATACTGTTTCTACGTAGTTTGAGAGTAGATCGACCATTTCTGTTAGTAGGTGTTCGTTGTGTTTGTTGATTGTGGTTATTACGCTGAGTCCTTCATATCCTTTTAGTTCGTTGAGTAGGTTGATTGTGTTTTCATAATGTCCGTCGCCTCTCAAGAAATCGTTTACTTTAGGGTCGGGTGCATCAAGTGATAAACCGATGTTTGCACCAATGTCGGTTAGGAAGTCGATGTCCGTTTTTTCTAGTAATAAACCGTTTGTTTGAACTCCGTAGTCAAACTCTGGATAGCTTTCCATTATATTGAAAATTAATTCTTTTTTTATTAACGGTTCTACACCGTGGAACAAAATTCTCTTGACATTTGTTTGTTTTAATCTATCCATAATCTCCTTGACTTCTTGTTCATCCATTGATATGCCGGTTTCTCTTTTTTCTTTGGGGACATAACAATATGGACAGTCTGCATTGCACGCTTCAGTTACATTAAAATAGACAAACTCGATGTTTTTCTCAAACCTATAATCCTCAATCTCTTGCTCTAGCTCGCTCTCTATGTCACTGATATCTGGTGCCTCTCTAAACCAATAGAAACCTGTTTCAGGGTCATAATAAGTATCTTCTTCAATCCACATATAAAGGGCCTCCAAAAAAATAGGGGGTTAGAAGGGAGCGTCATCTCCCTTCGTGACAAAATGTGTCAAACCACCGTTCTCAGATTCACATCGGTATCTTGTGTACCTCATTTTACTTCACCAACTGACAATACAACACACAACTACTTATAAAACAGAAGCTGTAATGCAGGTGTAACACAATTTTAGATTATTGTTAAGAGGGCTACACCTAAAAGGCCGATAGAAATTAATGTTAAGTTCCAAAACAAAACGGAGACTGTTATTTCTCTAGCGTTGATTGCAGCAAACACTATTTTCACAACTATGCTGGCTATAGTTCCAACTATAATGCCTAAAGCGGCCATCGGCCCCACAATCTGACCGGTTCCAAACATTGCAACTGCCGTTGTTGTCGCAGAACCACTGCTGACCAACCCAGCTAAAGCCATGGTGATTAGGAAACCAGTCTCACCTAAACTAGCGTTTGCCCATGCTGAAAACAACAATACAAATAGGAAAAAACCTCCAAACAACAAGGCATTTTTTATGTTAAATGGAGATTTCAATCCAGCTGGACCCACCCCACCGTTAAATGGATTTGTATAATAAGCAAGAAATATACCGACCAAACAGATCAAACCTAATGGAACCAACACATCAATTATGATAGCTGGTACAAACAGTACTGCAATCACCAGATTCCGAAAGGACATTGCACTGTTCGCCAATAAAATAGTGCTTAATGCCGTTCTATCACTACCTCTAAACTCACCCACCCGGTTAGTTATCGATACAACCACAGCAGTAGAATTTACAAGACCACCGAAAAAACCCGTAGCCCAAAAACCACGTTCTTCATACTCACGCACCAATATATAATTTAAAAAACCAATACCACTGATAGCGATAACCAACAGCCAAACCAACCGAGCATCAATAGCATTCCAAGGGCCAAAAGGTTCAGAAGGAAGCAATGGATAAATAACAAAAGATATAATCGCAAACTCAGTCGCACTTCTCAATTCCTCTCTAGTTAAATTTAAAGCAAACTCATGCAACTCCCTCTTAAGAACCAACAACAAAGCAGTTAAAAAAGCAATAGTAACTCCCTCAAGATAAAAACCCAAACCAACAAGAACACCAACACCATACGCAACCAACATAGAAACACTGGTCGTTAAAAACAAACCCGTCAACTCTTTCTCCCGAACACTCCTATACCCAACCAAAACCGCCAACGCAACAATCAACAAAACCCCCATCGCAATAACCGACTCAAAACCCAAAATACCAAAAACACTCCCAACCAAAGAAATCAAAGCAAAAGTACGAATACCAGCAGGCTTCTCAGACCACTCACGCTCCAAACCTAAAAACAAACCTAACAACGTAGCAGCAACCAACTTAACAATCGTAGGGGGAACCGCCTCAAACAACTGATCAAACATCAAAACAAAAATATATAACCAAACCTATAAATCATCAACCCCCACAAAACCCCAAAACCCAAAACAAAACCAAACCCAAAAAAATGTTTTTAAATATAATGTTTAAAAAACAATAACAATAATATTGAATGTTTTATTAACTATTTTCATTAAGGAGTTTTTTAATGAAGAAATATGATGTGGTTGTTGTTGGCGGTGGTTCTGGGAGCCATATAGTTGATGTAGCATTACAACATGACTACTCTGTCTGTTTTATAGAGAAAGACCGTCTTGGTGGTACATGCCTTAACTATGGCTGTATACCTACTAAACTACTAACTTATCCAGCCGACATTGTTTCAATGAAAGAAAAGGCTGAAAAACTGAAAATCGAAGTAAATATCGAAAAAATCGATTTCAAATACATAATGGAGCGGATGCGTAAAAAAGTTAAAGAAAACTCATCCACGACCATAAAAAATCTAACAGAGATAGAAAACCTTGACTTCCATAATAAAAAAGCCCGGTTTATAGATAACTACAAACTAAAGGTGGATGGCCAAATAATAAAAGGCGATAAAATATTTCTAGCCACCGGAGCCCGAGCAAACAAACCACCGATAAAAGGAATTGACGAAGTAAAAACCTATACAAACGAAACAATCCTCAATATAGAAGAAAAACCAAGTTCAATCATAATAATCGGTGGAGGATATATATCCATAGAGTATGCACATTTCTTCAACTCAATGGGAACCGATGTAACAATACTGCAGAGAAACAAAGACCTAATACCAAACATGGACCACGACATCAAAAAAATACTAAAACAAACATACAACAAAAAACTCAACCTACATACAAACACAACAGCCAGAGAAATCAAAAAAATAAATGGAGAAAAAAAGGTAACTGCAACCAAAAACGACGAAGAAAAAGAGTTCACCGCCGAACTTGTTTTAGTCGCCACAGGCCGGAAATCAAACGCCGACCTACTCAACCTCCAACACACAGATATAGAAACCGATCAAAAAAACTACATAAAAGTCAACAAAAAAATGGAGACAACCCAACCCAACGTATGGGCAATAGGCGACGCAACAGGAAAACACATGTTCAAACACACAGCCAACCGAGAAGCCAACATAGCAAGTGAAAACGCCTTCCACCAAACAGAAATAGAAATGAATTACACAGCCAACCCAAAAGCAATATACTCAAACCCACAGATAGCTTCAGTCGGCCTAACAGAAAAACAAGCAAAACAACAACACGACATACTAATCGGAGAAGCAAGATACAACGAAGTAGCCAAAGGCCAAGCAATGGAAGAAAAAACAGGATACGTAAAAACAATAGTAAAAAAAGAATCAAAAGAAATACTCGGACACCACATAATCGGACCACACGCACCCACCCTAATACAAGAAATAATAACAGTAATGGCCGCAGGAGGAAACCCACAAACCATATTCAACGCAATGCACATACACCCAGCCCTACCAGAAATAAACCTAGAACCATTCACAAAACTAAAACCACCCTAAAAAAACCCGACTATATCATAGATTAAAAAATAGATGGAAAAAACCAACAACAAAAAATGTGCCGAAATAAAAGTCTACTTTTTGGCCATATCTAGCTACTATGTATATTTGTTTTCTTACCTAGTGATTTTCCAAAAACACCTATATCTCATTAATAAATCAACTCAAAAAACTAAAAACACAGGTTTTAAACCCCCAAAAAAACAGAGTGGGATCAATACAAAGCATACGTAAACAACTGGGAAATAAACAGATATCTAGAGAAGTTCTAAAGCAAAATAAAACAATTAAGTTGTGTATGAAGGTAGTTGGCATAGACCCAGGAACTAAAAGCATGGATGTATGTGGCCTTGAAAACGGAGAGGTCTACTACGAAAAAACAGTGGACACAATGGAGGTTGCAGAAAATCCAGAAAAACTCATTAACACAATCAAAGAAACCGGAGAGCCAGACCTGATTGCAGCTCCCTCCGGATACGGCGTAGAACCAACCAAACTCAACGAAATCCCACAAAAAAGGTTAGAGGAATGGTACTACAACTACATACTACTAACAGAGAAAGTATTCATCGAAAGAGCCCGTAAAAACGGTGTTTTCGGAGCCGAACTATACCACGCAATGACAGAATCAATAAAACAAATGAAAAAACTAAAATCCGAAATCATATTCATACCAGGCGTAATAAATTTAGAGACAGTTCCAAAACACAAAAAACTGAATAAAATCGACATGGGCACCGCCGACAAACTAGCCGTAACAACACTCGGAATCCACACCACAACACAAAAAAACCAAATAGATTATAAAGATGTTGATTGTCTTGTTTTGGAGATGGGTTTTGGCTACAACTCCATAATCAAGGTACGGGGTGGCAAGGTTGTTGATGGCCTAGGTGGCACAACAATGCCAGGACCCGGATTCCTAACCGCCTCCACCCTGGACCTAGAGGTGGTGCAGCTCGGTAAAACCTGGGACAAACAAGACGTATTCCAAGGAGGAGCCCAAACAATAGCAGGGGTAGAGACACCCAAAGAACTCATGGAAAAACTGGATAAACCAGAGGCTAAACTGGGTTTCGACGCAATGATAGACGGAATCGTAAAAGGAGTAAAATCCCTAAAAAACAAAGATGAACTGGTTTTGTTGTCCGGCCGACTCAAAAACCACCCCGAAATAACAGATGAACTCCAAGACAAACTCAAAAACATCGATTTAAGGGAGATGGATGGACTGCCTGGAGCCGAAAAAACGAAGAAGACGGCGCAGGGATACGCAGTTGTTGCAGACGGATATCATGGTGGAAAATACAAAAAACTAATAAACCACATAGAAATCAAAAAAGCAAACGGAACAAGCATAGACTACCTACACCACCCAAAAGTAAAAAACATCAAAAAAAGCTTCACAAAATTCAAAAAACAATGATAAAAAAACGGACATAAAAACAAATGTAAATACAGTGATAAAGATAGGTAATTGAATATTGAGGGTTTGATTAGTTGGGGGTTGGTTTGTATTGGTTAAAAGAGATGTTATTGAAATAGATCGGGAGATTTGTGATGGGTGTGGAGAATGTATACCAGCTTGTCCAGAAGGTGCGATTCAAGTAATTGATGGTAAGGCAATGCTTGTTAATGAGGCTTTCTGTGATGGGTTGGGTGCTTGTATAGGTGATTGTCCTAAAAACGCAATTGAGATAACGGAGAAGGATGTGGAGCCATATAATGAGGAGGAAGTTGTTGAAAAGATGGTTCAACAAGGCCCAAACGTTCTAAAAACCCATCTACAACACCTATCCGACCATGGACAACAGGAGTTGTTGGAGACTGCAGTAAACCACCTAAAGGAGTTGGGGATCGAACCACCTATTGAATTTGAAGCTAACGAAATAGAGAAAACTTCTCATTCATGTCCTGGAGCTCAGATACAGACTGATGATAAAAAAACGGTTGGAGATGAAGAGTATCGGTTAAACCAATGGCCGATTCAACTAACACTTGTTCCGGTTAAGGCACCTTATTTCCAGACTGAAGAACTGGTCTTCATCGCCGACTGCGTTACACCAACCTACCCCGATATACATCAGATTATCAGAGGACGTCCATTGGTGATGGGTTGTCCGAAACTTGATGAACGAGACAGCTATATAAATAAACTAACCAAGATTTTGGAACAAAATCCAATTGAAAAAATAACCAATATACACATGGAAGTTCCCTGTTGTTACGGAACAAAACAGATAATAGAAAAAGCTATAGAGAAAATAGATAGGGAAATCCAAACCAAAGAAATAATTATAACGGTTGATGGAGAGATAGAACAAAATACAACTGATAACCGACCTAAAAAAAGAGGTTATTAATTTAATTTAACTTATACCTCATTTTTTTTATTTGATTTAGAGGTTTGTTTTTTGTTTTAGTTTTAGTTGGAAGTTTGAGCCTCCTAGTTCTGAGTCTTTGTATTCTATTTCTCCATCTATGTTTTCTATGATTTTTTTGGAGAGGTATAGTCCGTGGCCGAGGCCATGTTCTCTGTCGGAGGTGTATCCTTGTTGGAATATTTTTTCTTGTAGTTTAGGGGGTACGCCGGCTCCATCGTCTTCTATATTTAGTATTGTTTTATCGTTTGTTTTTTTGGTTGTTATACGTATTTTGCTGCAGTCTGAGTGTTGTATGGCGTTTTCTATAATGTTTTTAATTACTTCTGTTAGTATTTCATTTCCATTTACTTGTAATTCGTTGTGTAAATCTGTTTCTAGTTTTATGTTTTTTTGTTTTAGTTTGTGTTGGAGTTTTTCGATTGTTTTTTCGGTTGTTTTGGTTAGGTCGATTTTTGTTTTTTTTATTTGGTCGGCTTTCTTCAGTAGTGTTATATTGTTGATGAGGTATTTTAGTTCGTCTTCTGTTTTCTCGATCTTATTTATGTGTTTTGTTTGTTTTTCGGATGGGTTTGTCTCTTTTAGGAGGTGTATGTATCCATCCATCACCATCAGTTTGTTTTTGATATCATGCTCTAACAATTCTTCAACCAAATTTCTCCGTTTTTCTGCTTTTTTCTTATCGGTAATGTCGTTTAAACTTAATATATATCTATGAAATCCATTTAAATCGTTGAGAGGGTTTAAGTGGTACTCTATCCAGATATTTTTGTCGTTTACTTTGATTTTTTCGATACCATGTTTTTCATCGTAGTTTAGATCGATCTGTTCTATTAAATCATTGCAGGATAGACCATCTTTCTCTGTTTGGAGGATTTCATTTGTTTTTTGGTTGGCTCTTAGTATTCTGCCTTCGTTGGTAAGTTCTATCAAACCGATTGATGATTTTTGGAACAGATTTTCTAAACGAACCCTGTTTAGGTGGTTAATTCGGCTCAAGAAGTAGGAACCACCGAGTATTAAAAACAAACCACTTAGGTAGATGGGTATATCTACAACCGGATTTGAAAGAAACAACGCGATAGTTACAGCCAGAAATATAAATAGATTGAATAGCTTGAGTTTGTTGGTGCCTTTGAAAATCAGGTTAACTATTAACCCAACAATCAGTATGCTTAACCCAAAATTAAAGGAAAAATCATTTAGGTACGACATGTAGATAAGATGTGTAAAACCGATAAAAACAACCAAATACATGAGGTTGGTTAATTGTTTTTTTACGATATCGAACAAGTAACTTAATAGAAAGATAGATAGTAGAATGATAGTTGCAATCAATCGAGATGTGGTTCCCATTGGGTCTTCCAACCCATAGGCAGTATAGAAAACTCCAAAAAATAGGTAGGAAAACCCAGCTACGAAAAGAATAACTCTATAATAACTAACTCTGTCATACTGATTTAATAGTTCATATAACCACAGTCTTGGGTCGCGGTTTTTAATTAAAGACATTTTTATATCAAGGTGAGTGTAAAACTACTCGAAAATTTTTTTGGGCTGTTTTTTTTGGTTTTTGTATAGGCTTTATTTGTTTGTTGTGTGTCTGTGTTTTTTGTTTTAGAGTCTTTTTTTGTCTATTTTGTCGAGTTTTTGTATTGGTTTTGTGTGTCCTAGTTTTTTGAGTATTCTTGCTGCGTCGAGCTGGATTTCGTTGTAGTTGTCGTTGATTAGTTTTTTTATTTGGGGGGTGTATGGTTTTGTGGTTTCTGGTGATTCGTTTGTTATGTGTTTTATTGTTTTGGTTATTTCTTTGCGTACGCTTATCGATTGGTTTTCTAGTTGTGGTGTGATTTTTTGTATGTGTTTTGTTAGTTGTTGGGGGTTGTGTTTTGCTATGTATTTTAGTGTTTCTGCTGCGTCTGCTTGTATTACCCATGATTCTTCGTTTAGCATTTTTGTTATTTGGTTTGTGTAGGGTGTGATTTTTTGGGGGTTGTGTTTTGCTATGTATTTTAGTGTTGAGGTTGTGTTTGCTCTTGCTCTCCATCGGGGGTCTTCGAGTTTTTTTGTTATTTGGTTTGTGTAGGGTGTGATTTTTTGGGGGTTGTGTTTTGCTATGTTTTTGAGTGTTTGTGTGGTGTTGATTCTTATTTCATCGTCTTTGTGGTTGAGTTGGTTTATTAGTTCGTTTGTGTATTTTTGTATGGTTTCTGGGTTGTGTTTGGAGGTGTTTTTTAGTATGGTTGTTGTGTTTTTTGTTATCTGTTGGTTTTTGTTTTGTAGTGATAGGTTTTTTATGTGTTTTGGTTTTATTTGGTGGTTTTCTGTTATTTCTGCGAGTATTTGTGTTGTGTGTAGTTTTGTTTCGTTGTCTGTTGTGTGGTTTTGGATTTTTGGTAGGTATTCATTGATTTTTTGGGGTTGTTTTTTTGATATGATGTTGAGTATGTGTAGTGTGTTGTTTCTGGTTGTTGTGTCTTGTTCTAGTGTTTCTATTAGTTTTGGTAGGTGTGGTGTCATCTGGGTTGGGTGTTGTTGTGTGATGTAGGTTAGTGCGGTTGTTAGGTCGTGTTTAACTATCCATGGTGTTGTTTTGGTTAGTTTGATTATTTTGGGTATGTGGTTGGTTAGGTTTTCTGGGTTGTTTATAGCGGTTTTTAGTATTTTGTAGGATTTTTTTGGCTCTGGCTTGCGCTCTAACTCCTTTATTTGTTTGTTTATTTTTGTTGTGGTTTTTCTTTTTGTTTTTATTGTATTGTTTTTTGGCATTTTACTATGGTTTTTTTATGTTTTGTGGGTGTGTTTTGTTATGTTTTTTGATATTTTTATTGTTTTTTTGGTTAGTGTATATGGGTCTTTTCCTATGTATACGTATAGTGGTTCTTTTCCTAGGCCTGGTGTTTCGTAGAAGATGTCTGGTATTTCTCCGTATTTTTGGTGTAGGTATTTGATTTTCCATGGCATTGATTTTTTTTCGCCTTTTTTGTGTGGTGTTGGTTCTTTCTGTCGATCTATTTTACCTATTTTGGTGTTGGTTGTTTTTTTGATTGCTTTTGTTGTTTGTTTGTTGTATCTTAGGTTGATTCCGGCTTGTATTTCGGGTCGGTGTTTTTTTATTTCTATTAGTGCTCGGGCCATGTGGTCGGAGCATCCTATTTTTGGTTTGCCTGAGGCTTTTGGTTTTCCGTTGATGGTTGTTATTCTTCCGTTGATTGCTGCTACTTTTTTTGGGTCTGTTTCGTTTGGTTGGCAGTATACGATGTTTGTTCTTACTTCTGGTATTAGTTTGCTGAATGTTGGTGTTTTTTCTATTAGGTGTGTTGCTTGTAGTAGTCCTCCTAGTAGTTCTCTTTCTGTTTTAGTATCCATTTTTATCACTTTTCTGGCTGTTTTTTGAAGAATGTTTTCCAGAATGGGTCGGTTTTAACTGGTTTTAGTTGTTTTTCTTGTCCGTTTTTGTTGATTATTTTTGTTCCATTTTTTTGTGGTGTTATTTCTCCGATTATCCATGATTGTATGTTGTTTTTCTTGAGGTTTTTTTGTATTTTGTTTGTGTTTTTTGGTGGGCATGTGAGTAGTAATGTTCCTTCGCTTATGGAGGTTAGTGGGTTTATGTTGTGGTGGTTGCATACGGCTTTTATTTCGGGGGGTATTGGTATTTTGTTTTTGTGTATTTTGCATCCTTTTTTTGATGCTTGTGTTATTTCGTGTATTCCGTTTATTATTCCGCCTTCGGTTGCGTCGTGCATTGCGTTTGAGTGTTTTCGGGCTATGGCTGCGTCTTTTAGTACTGTCATGTCGTGGTATCTTTTTTTGGCTTTTTCGATTAGTTTGGTGTTGTATTTGGTTTTTAGTTGTTTTTCGGATTTGTGTGCTAGTATTCCTGTTGCTTCGATTGCTGGTCCTTTTGTCATTATTATTTTGTCTCCGGTTTGGGCGTTGCTTGGTGGGGTTAGGTCTTTTGGGTTGCCATATCCGATTACGGTTCCTCCGCCGTTTAGTGGTGCTGGTATTCCTGGGTAGACTCCGGTGTGTCCTCCGACGATTGTTATGTTGTGTTTTTTGCATTCGGTGTGTATTTGGTTCCAGATTTGCTGGAACTGACTGTCTTCTGTTTCTGGGGGTAGTAGTAGGCATATGGTCATTAGTTCTGGGTCGACTCCTAGTACGGCGACGTCGCTTGCGCATATGTGGACTACTGCCCATCCGAACTGGTTTTGTATTGATGGCATTGAGAATGTTGGGTCTTCTGAGATGACCATTGCTTTGTTTTTGTTTATTTTTATTGCTGAGGCGTCTACGCCGTGTTCTGGCCCTATCAATACTTTTTTGTTTTTTGCGC is part of the Methanonatronarchaeum thermophilum genome and encodes:
- a CDS encoding thiamine-phosphate synthase family protein; the encoded protein is MDTKTERELLGGLLQATHLIEKTPTFSKLIPEVRTNIVYCQPNETDPKKVAAINGRITTINGKPKASGKPKIGCSDHMARALIEIKKHRPEIQAGINLRYNKQTTKAIKKTTNTKIGKIDRQKEPTPHKKGEKKSMPWKIKYLHQKYGEIPDIFYETPGLGKEPLYVYIGKDPYTLTKKTIKISKNITKHTHKT
- a CDS encoding DNA alkylation repair protein, translated to MPKNNTIKTKRKTTTKINKQIKELERKPEPKKSYKILKTAINNPENLTNHIPKIIKLTKTTPWIVKHDLTTALTYITQQHPTQMTPHLPKLIETLEQDTTTRNNTLHILNIISKKQPQKINEYLPKIQNHTTDNETKLHTTQILAEITENHQIKPKHIKNLSLQNKNQQITKNTTTILKNTSKHNPETIQKYTNELINQLNHKDDEIRINTTQTLKNIAKHNPQKITPYTNQITKKLEDPRWRARANTTSTLKYIAKHNPQKITPYTNQITKMLNEESWVIQADAAETLKYIAKHNPQQLTKHIQKITPQLENQSISVRKEITKTIKHITNESPETTKPYTPQIKKLINDNYNEIQLDAARILKKLGHTKPIQKLDKIDKKRL
- a CDS encoding AIR synthase family protein; translated protein: MNGLPPVGKVDRELFEKTIYNKLGAKNKKVLIGPEHGVDASAIKINKNKAMVISEDPTFSMPSIQNQFGWAVVHICASDVAVLGVDPELMTICLLLPPETEDSQFQQIWNQIHTECKKHNITIVGGHTGVYPGIPAPLNGGGTVIGYGNPKDLTPPSNAQTGDKIIMTKGPAIEATGILAHKSEKQLKTKYNTKLIEKAKKRYHDMTVLKDAAIARKHSNAMHDATEGGIINGIHEITQASKKGCKIHKNKIPIPPEIKAVCNHHNINPLTSISEGTLLLTCPPKNTNKIQKNLKKNNIQSWIIGEITPQKNGTKIINKNGQEKQLKPVKTDPFWKTFFKKQPEK
- a CDS encoding DUF1464 family protein codes for the protein MKVVGIDPGTKSMDVCGLENGEVYYEKTVDTMEVAENPEKLINTIKETGEPDLIAAPSGYGVEPTKLNEIPQKRLEEWYYNYILLTEKVFIERARKNGVFGAELYHAMTESIKQMKKLKSEIIFIPGVINLETVPKHKKLNKIDMGTADKLAVTTLGIHTTTQKNQIDYKDVDCLVLEMGFGYNSIIKVRGGKVVDGLGGTTMPGPGFLTASTLDLEVVQLGKTWDKQDVFQGGAQTIAGVETPKELMEKLDKPEAKLGFDAMIDGIVKGVKSLKNKDELVLLSGRLKNHPEITDELQDKLKNIDLREMDGLPGAEKTKKTAQGYAVVADGYHGGKYKKLINHIEIKKANGTSIDYLHHPKVKNIKKSFTKFKKQ
- a CDS encoding ATP-binding protein → MVKRDVIEIDREICDGCGECIPACPEGAIQVIDGKAMLVNEAFCDGLGACIGDCPKNAIEITEKDVEPYNEEEVVEKMVQQGPNVLKTHLQHLSDHGQQELLETAVNHLKELGIEPPIEFEANEIEKTSHSCPGAQIQTDDKKTVGDEEYRLNQWPIQLTLVPVKAPYFQTEELVFIADCVTPTYPDIHQIIRGRPLVMGCPKLDERDSYINKLTKILEQNPIEKITNIHMEVPCCYGTKQIIEKAIEKIDREIQTKEIIITVDGEIEQNTTDNRPKKRGY
- a CDS encoding dihydrolipoyl dehydrogenase, coding for MKKYDVVVVGGGSGSHIVDVALQHDYSVCFIEKDRLGGTCLNYGCIPTKLLTYPADIVSMKEKAEKLKIEVNIEKIDFKYIMERMRKKVKENSSTTIKNLTEIENLDFHNKKARFIDNYKLKVDGQIIKGDKIFLATGARANKPPIKGIDEVKTYTNETILNIEEKPSSIIIIGGGYISIEYAHFFNSMGTDVTILQRNKDLIPNMDHDIKKILKQTYNKKLNLHTNTTAREIKKINGEKKVTATKNDEEKEFTAELVLVATGRKSNADLLNLQHTDIETDQKNYIKVNKKMETTQPNVWAIGDATGKHMFKHTANREANIASENAFHQTEIEMNYTANPKAIYSNPQIASVGLTEKQAKQQHDILIGEARYNEVAKGQAMEEKTGYVKTIVKKESKEILGHHIIGPHAPTLIQEIITVMAAGGNPQTIFNAMHIHPALPEINLEPFTKLKPP
- the cbpB gene encoding peptide-modifying radical SAM enzyme CbpB, whose product is MWIEEDTYYDPETGFYWFREAPDISDIESELEQEIEDYRFEKNIEFVYFNVTEACNADCPYCYVPKEKRETGISMDEQEVKEIMDRLKQTNVKRILFHGVEPLIKKELIFNIMESYPEFDYGVQTNGLLLEKTDIDFLTDIGANIGLSLDAPDPKVNDFLRGDGHYENTINLLNELKGYEGLSVITTINKHNEHLLTEMVDLLSNYVETVLMNPVRGTSQGGRDLRPNNLTENFLNAVERAMEHTKNGNRTVIGDYANIILGIIAPASRVLQCDVSPCGGGRRFISITPTGVYPCTEFIGIEEFNKDLESALNHTSFKKITERKVENITECQDCEYRHLCGAPCPAEIYAAEGQINKESPYCEFYKSIIEHAFKTIKNNEEKHIIKLDKLKKTHEIKTPQTPQT
- a CDS encoding PAS domain-containing sensor histidine kinase, whose protein sequence is MSRINHLNRVRLENLFQKSSIGLIELTNEGRILRANQKTNEILQTEKDGLSCNDLIEQIDLNYDEKHGIEKIKVNDKNIWIEYHLNPLNDLNGFHRYILSLNDITDKKKAEKRRNLVEELLEHDIKNKLMVMDGYIHLLKETNPSEKQTKHINKIEKTEDELKYLINNITLLKKADQIKKTKIDLTKTTEKTIEKLQHKLKQKNIKLETDLHNELQVNGNEILTEVIKNIIENAIQHSDCSKIRITTKKTNDKTILNIEDDGAGVPPKLQEKIFQQGYTSDREHGLGHGLYLSKKIIENIDGEIEYKDSELGGSNFQLKLKQKTNL
- a CDS encoding MgtC/SapB family protein, which encodes MFDQLFEAVPPTIVKLVAATLLGLFLGLEREWSEKPAGIRTFALISLVGSVFGILGFESVIAMGVLLIVALAVLVGYRSVREKELTGLFLTTSVSMLVAYGVGVLVGLGFYLEGVTIAFLTALLLVLKRELHEFALNLTREELRSATEFAIISFVIYPLLPSEPFGPWNAIDARLVWLLVIAISGIGFLNYILVREYEERGFWATGFFGGLVNSTAVVVSITNRVGEFRGSDRTALSTILLANSAMSFRNLVIAVLFVPAIIIDVLVPLGLICLVGIFLAYYTNPFNGGVGPAGLKSPFNIKNALLFGGFFLFVLLFSAWANASLGETGFLITMALAGLVSSGSATTTAVAMFGTGQIVGPMAALGIIVGTIASIVVKIVFAAINAREITVSVLFWNLTLISIGLLGVALLTII